From the Trifolium pratense cultivar HEN17-A07 linkage group LG4, ARS_RC_1.1, whole genome shotgun sequence genome, the window TCCAATTCCACAACAAGCTCTATCAACAACAGTAAATGctgcacacaaaaaaaataaaaaaaatccaacaccattatttattcaaattcaTAGTCTAAAATcccctttttttatatatatttatatgagGAAAAAGACATGGAATTAATGCTACTAGATGTCTCTCTGATGTCTACTAGTCATTATGATGTCTTATAATGTTCttaatttacttaaaaaaaatagtctaaaatttaataaacagtttaattaagcgcttataaaataaacacttataaatattaatttataaactattttgataacaaatgataaaatttattccttcaaaaaaaatcataaaatatattcaaactatttttttaaaaattttcataagctatccttaattaaaattttatgaaaataaattgaaaacggTTTATGTctcatttttgaaattttgttagAAAGTAAGTACATATTGTAGCTCATAAGTTAATTAAGACAACatttatcttcatttttttataaatgaaaaacagagtttttgtttcaaatgaAATACATTGAGATTTTGCAATTTCACAAGTGTTTattcttgaaaataaaaattatcaatgcttatattcttcattttattataatgaaaatacattgaaattttgtactaaaaatgtaaaacaaaaaGCACATGTAACCAAAGTGTGAATCATAAAAGGTTTAATTGTGGTATTAATCCccctattttcactattttgcaGAATTGattctcctattttaaaatttgatagtTTTAATCCCTTCATAAAATGTTTTGTCTAAATTATGGAGATATGACatgttttaaattaagtttataaattaattttcttacAATTTCATCGTTGTTGATATTTTCTCATCATCAGATTATATACAACGTTGTTTAAAACATATCATATCACCAATTTTTAGACAGAATATTTGATGGAGGGACTAAAactatcaaattttaaaatagggagaCCAATTCtataaaatgatgaaaatagAAAGATCAAAACTGCAATTAAACCTTGATATAATTACTTTCCAAAATATCTAGACCATATGATTGAATTTGTAAGTAAAACTTTACTAATTAAATAAACTCATTAGGATAATATCTTACCAAAGGCATTAGGATTATTAAGAATATCACCAAAGACATTATAAGTGTTTCCATATACAAACATGGAATCAGAATGTTCTCTATTAAGCTGCTCCACCAATGATCTGAGTCCTCCATTGTAAGTTACAACCATCTGATTTACCGAATCAACACATCTTCCAAATGGGGCTATACCCCTTGCTCTTTGATTAGGAATGCAACCAAGTGGTCCAATTCCTCCCAAGAAGAACCTCCTTAATCCTAAACTATGTAGTGCCTACAATacaacatataaataaataagtaaattacACTTAAATGGCTCGGTGGTTGATGCGAAAGAGTTAAGGGGTGAAATGATAAGGGTGATACCAGGCTCAATTTTGATTCCcgacaaaaactaacaaattAACATAATAACATAAGTTGTTTCAAAGAAAAAAGCAATATGTTTGGGACTAGTTAAAGACACACATGTTTTGGACCGttagaaaaaattcaaagtttatTCGACAAATTAACCCTAGACGACATAATTACCAGAAGTTGTCTTCCAAATGTATTGAGAAGAAGATTTGCAAATTGAGGGGCAGTATAATTTCTGCTAGTGCCATAAAATCCAGGTAGGAGGTAGTTGCTGATGTAGTCATTGTTTCCAATCACCACAATTACTATAGACTTGGCTAAGAATTGATTCAATGTAGTTGCATTCATCATTGTCCTGTATTGATTCAATGTGCTCTCAAAGTTCTGGATTTGTTTGCTCATGCTATGCCTATCACCCTGTAACACATTACATTGCAGTTCTAGTTACATATTTTAATTACCTACCAAACATATTTAAAGACTtaaaacaaacattaaaatgaaatatttagaGTGACATAAAATATGTATCTgttcaataaaattaatagtttatttttttgagtttttttaacaaaaaattaagtcTAAAAATTTTAGCAAATAacattttgcttataaaaaaaatgtctaaaatttttaaaataaaacacattaaaaactatttaaatatggaaaaaaattaaaaaaaaacctactaTTATCTGCCGTTAAAAAATCACATAAGTCGTCATTAATTTTGACATGATACACGTTGAATTGTTTGTCTGATAATTTCTAGACGAAAGAAACTAAATTCGTCAAAAATAAATTGTAGACACATTCAATCATGGCCGGATAAGAAAAAAGAGGTAGCATTCCGCCTTCGATTTATGGAATAAGCTAAATAACATAtctatttaattgtttaaattctAATAAATGGCAGAAAAAACAAGTTAAGAATAATTGAGAGTTAGGATAAGTGTGTATAGTACAAAGTGTCTCCCTGAATCATCAAGAATACCACCAGAACCAGATGCATAATTGACTCCATTAAGCATGTTCTGTCCACTAGTAGAAGAGTCTAAAAATGGTGGAGGAGAAGGAACACCCAACATATCTCCtataaagttaaaataaatcatagtaagagtaaagaaaaaatagttgatTTTCATCACCCTCAGAATAACTCAGAGAAATATTACAATATGCAGGGATTGagatttaaattcaaaattttccacttattcattttacaAGGGTTAAAATTTGGCCACTATAgactatttgaaaaaaaataattcatgtttataataaactaaaaataacttcaaaaattaagaaaaaataattgaaaaaaataattcaaaaaataagctaaaatatGAGGACGTAAACCAAAGTACCAAacctagaagaaaaaaaattaccaatGAAATCAATGACGGATTTTCCATTAGAAAATCTGCCTGTATAACCCCCATTGTAATCAATACCATATGGATAGAAATTTGATTTTGCCCATGTATTTAGGTGATTGTTGTTACCAACATCAACAAGTGAATCtccaaaaacaaacaaagcagGAGGAACCCTTTGTGAGTTCACATTAGCTACCCCATAGCAACATAGCAACACTATAACTAGAATCATCATCACCACATATTTCAATGTACCCTTTTGCTTCATTTGAATTGTGG encodes:
- the LOC123919719 gene encoding GDSL esterase/lipase At1g71250, translated to MMILVIVLLCCYGVANVNSQRVPPALFVFGDSLVDVGNNNHLNTWAKSNFYPYGIDYNGGYTGRFSNGKSVIDFIGDMLGVPSPPPFLDSSTSGQNMLNGVNYASGSGGILDDSGRHFGDRHSMSKQIQNFESTLNQYRTMMNATTLNQFLAKSIVIVVIGNNDYISNYLLPGFYGTSRNYTAPQFANLLLNTFGRQLLALHSLGLRRFFLGGIGPLGCIPNQRARGIAPFGRCVDSVNQMVVTYNGGLRSLVEQLNREHSDSMFVYGNTYNVFGDILNNPNAFAFTVVDRACCGIGLNRGQISCLPLQLPCLNRDQHVFWDAFHPTQSAIYVFAWRAVNGPQSDCYPINIKQMALM